The genomic stretch CAACGGAAAAAAAAAGGTCAGTTCTTACTATTCTTTTCAATGGAAAAATATCACGCAATAGTGGACGACAATTTGTACTATGGAATAGAATATCTGGACCATTACATCTCTACTTCTCCATTATAAGTTTATAACCTTTACTGTGCGGTATGCACTCATATATGCTTGTTATGCAAAGGGAATGTTATCCCCGtgataaggaaaataaaattaaaattacaaaaaggaaaaaagtcgTTTCACAGATAACGACAGGAAGAATTTTCACTTTCAAGGAAATCCCTAATTACAGAACCAAATAACTTCTAATTATCTCCTTTCGCTACCAATCGGATGCCTCCCTCAAGTCTTCTTTAACTTCCAACCAATCCCGAAACTAAAAAGAACATGAGAGgggaaaaaaagaagattaaaaaaaaaaaaaaaaaaaaaaaccctaatacCAGATAGAAAATGCAGAATTCAATTGTTTGAATGTGGAAGATTTTCTCCGCCCAAACAGTGATCTTTCCCGGCATAAACATATGGCATCATGGCATCATCAAGCGCTCTCAAATTTAAAGCAAGAGCAACAACTCCAAACTTCATCAACTAGCACAACACATATTCTACCATACTTTGCACTCCAAGAATTAAATTCATCACCACAaatcatttcaaattttcaacacGCCACTTTAGTCCGACAATCACAGTTTGCCCTTGCAATCAATCACTTCAACGTCACTCGCACAACATTTCCACCTCCTAAACACCAATCATCTTAAAAGTCCTATTTCCCACCATCCCACCCTGTCTATGCTAGATGCCAAATACACCAAATAAATCAACCAAGCTACAACTGTTCTAAATCTTCAAACCACACTTCAATTCAATAATCCACCTCATTTAAACTCACTAAGAATCAAGGAATACGCGTATCGAGTACCGACTACTCCGAAACTATCCATCAAAACCGAACtgaaaattttacatatttttaaaaattaattaaaacacacGCGTTGAGATTAGAAATGAAAGATGCACATACCGAAAGTGAAAACTGAATCCAGGACAAGAGTGAAGCTGTCTGTAGACTGCTGCGGGAGAGAGATGACGAAGAAGTACGGCTAGGGTTTGAGAAcgcgaaaaaaaataaatcaaaataaatcaagaaataagtaaaaatagaaATGGGGTTAAAAAATGGAAAGCGGAAATATTCTATCTTTAGGAGGAAGAGGTTATGTGCGCTTTTGTGTTGTGTTCTTGTGCCGCCACGTGACCCTCAATTGTTCTTCCCCGATTAGCACGAGGTAGCGGTTAAGGCTTTATGATGGGATTATCCATTGTTTTAACAGCTTTTAAAAGTTTGCTCAAATTCTCTACTTATATTAGCAGTTGGTTTATTTACTGTCTTAAGTAGttaatttgttcaatttcaTTAGTATGGAAAATATTTCTCGgatgcttatatattatttgatcaCATCCTCAGGCACGATAAGAGAGTTGAAGAAATTTGGATAACTTTTGCAGAAAGAGAAGTGAAGGAACTAGAGACAGCTTGATCTCAAGAACTGGATCGTGGCTAACATAATCGAGGAGTCTGATGGAGATGAGGGCAAAGATTGGCCCGCCGGTTTGTTATCATCATTTGGTGGCTATGGGAATGGCGATGTGATAGTCTTCAATGGAAGGGGGGTGGCTGTGCAGCACAAGACTAACTGGATTAAGGAAGTTGAGGAGGTTCCTAAAAAAAAGAGGAAGTTGAGGAGGAAGTTAATTGCACCTTTGTTCATCAAAATGACAGTATGATCGTGATGCGAAGAAACAGAGTCTTACGGCTTCGATGGAGTGCGCCTTCAGTCTATCGTTTCACGCTTAATGTTGACGGAAGTGTTAAAACAGGACTTAACAGAGCTGGATTCGACGGTGTTATGAGAAACAACACAAGAAAATGGGGTTGGAGGTATTATGTGCAGAACGACATATGGGGACCTTCTCTTGTCGAGACAAGGGCTATTGTTGAGTGTCTAAGTTGGGTGTGGCAGAAAGGTATCCGTGACTTGGAGGTCCAATCGGATGCAAAGAACATTGTCCAATGGATCCAAAAGAACTCATTAGGGTGTGGTCCTATTCGCCAATGCATCGAGAAAGCGAAATGGTGGATTAACAGGGATTGGAGGATTTCACTTCTGGTGGTCTACAGTGAACAAAACAAGGTGGCGGACTACCTTGCGTCGTTTGGAGCTCTTCAAGTGGATGAGCGAAAGTTTGTTGATGACCGCCCAATAGTAAGCCAGGCATATCTTGATGATTTGGCGCATATCAAGAGGGCGCGTAGAGTGGTGGAGACAACATAGTGTTTGGCTCTCCAGGGGTCCCCTCcctttctaattaaaaaaaaaaagaatttaattaatataaataattaaatattgaaaagTCTAATCAAATGATTTCACTCGAATGATATAAAGGAAATATAATTACTGTAATAAAATTAGATATGATATTgtaaaatttcttatttttaaaaactatttaataaCTCATCGTTTTAACTTGAGTTTTCCAGGTTAGGTTCAGTATTGGACAAATTAGATTGTGGCCTATGACATACATTGCAAtataaatcatgaataaatgtcatttttaatatattgaatgcacattatttatatattgaaagtttattagTATTTGATATACTACCaaataataaactttcaatacacAAAGAATATACCttaaaaaatgaacttttagtatattaaaaatgtatattatatcaGTGGTCCATCTGATAAGGTTGACGATGGCATAATAATTGTCAGTATTGGGCCTAGGCCTGGGGTTTGGGCTAGGTCCAGTTGGCAACCTAACTTACTGGATTATGGTtggtcaatcattattgcatggaccatggtccacacagctgtgtggaccaaaaataaaaagtacattatttttgtattgaaggtacattatttttgtaccgtaggtacattattttagggtacattatttttgtactgaaggtacattatttgatatatactatcaaataatgtacatacagtacaaaaataatgtaccttcagtacaaaaataatgtactttttatttttggtccacacagctgtgtgtaccatggtccatgcaataattttatCTGGGTCAGAGTGGATTTTAAGAAGTTGAAAGAACTACGTGATTTAAGGTAAAAATAATGTCTTGATTATTTATCAAATCAAGATTCTCCAGAACTgtaaagtttataaatttttaaattaaaaaaaaaaaaagaagaagataaatgAATATAATGGAAGTAACTGTTATTTGATTAATCTGCAGAGTTGTGAATCTCTTCACTCACTGTTTGCTGTACAGTCAACTTGGACCTGCcaccaaagaaaaaagaagggaaTATCCATCCAGGGCTTAATCTTTAATATCCTCTATTTGATGATAAATATACAAGTTTGTTTGATACAAGAACCATCTCAGTGAAAAAAGCAGCTATTAACTGAATTACTTGACGTCGTCATCCCCAAAACAAGCAGATCGTTCAGTAATGCATCAGTTAAGTATGATCAAGTTCAATCTTTAGCACTCAATTTTGTACAAGCCGCTGTGAGGTTCGGGGAAGGTATCAGTGACAGCAGGTCAGTTCAACATTTGCAGGGGAAGAACTAAGAAGAAGCTTTATACTTGGAAATGATGGCAAAGTGGGAGGTCAAGCTTAGTGTATCTTGGAATTGGAAGGCATTAATACCTTTGCTCGAGTGATGAAAAAGGGCGAAAGGAATCCCCGGAGAGAATTGTTACACCAGCCAGCGCTGTCTCCAGTTGGTTATGGTTGACCCTTATTGCAAACGCCAGCTTCCTTTACAATGATTTAGACAATTATGAAGTAGACCTGTTAAACAATGTAAGGCAACAGGTTTCCCTTGCAtgcttttttttgtttttttttctgaaaaacaaaatgaaaaggaATTAGTTCACGTCCCTCCTGTACGACCTGCAGAGGGAGGGCAAGGATTCAGATCTAGTGATGGGACTGGTTTGTCGTGATCCCTTAAAAGTTGCTGAGTAACACGATTAGCCAAGACTGACTGCCCATCATTAGTTTCTACACCGGTGAGCCTTCCGAACTGCTTCCCAAGTGCATCATTTTCACACGGTGTCATGTCACGGAAGACATGAGATCCTGATTGCGTCCCTCGAAAGACATCAGGATCCCAAATAAAGCCATTAACTTGCAAGTGGACCGAGTGATTGAAGTGATGAAATGGGATTGCACCAGCCCCTCCAGAGAGTGGTGTGGATGAGCCCGATGTGTTGAGAGGACTTGATATGGGCGATGGAGACATCCTCCCATTTAGGTGTTGAGGAGACCTCGGGTGTATAAGGGGGCTCCCCATTGGAGAGACTGGGCAAGAAACATTCCTTGGAATGTGGATATCActgaacaaaaattaaaaaaaaaaatcagagaaAAAGGTTACTAAttactatatacatataaacTTTTTCCCTATTGTATGTGTGAAAATTTAATATACCTGTAGTGGAAAGTAGATTTTGATACTCTCGATGAGTGGATAGCAAGTCTTTCTGGTTCAAAATTAGGAATATTTCTTCTGTGCGCAATGCCCTGAAAAACAATTCATAAATGACATAGCAGTGAGCTACTCGATATGTGCTATATAGGGATCATAATGTTCAGTGAATGTACAAAATCAGTTTGTTACATCTTTGGAAGGAACAAGAACTAAATGTGATGAAAAATGGGCTTCATAAAAGAGGGGAGACAAGGACTTTTATGATGAAAAGAATGTTCAAAACAAGAAAGAACAGTTGATGGATGCCCAAGAAAGTTCATATCATACTGCGAATTATCAATGTTTGGATCAAAAGAATGAACAGCCTGAATACATACATTATCAGGCATCTAATATTTGTTAAATCAGAAAAACATAACAGAAAGAATTTCCAATATTTTAACAGAAGATAATGACCAAGATACGTTACCTGAGATGTGATTCCATTTGTGCTGGTAAAAGGAGGATCAGATTGTGATTGGACAATAGTAGGCTTCTCAAGAGGGACGGCATTTTTTACAAAAGGATGGTCTAATAGCTGAGCAGCAGTAGGACGATTGAGTGGATCACGCTGCAAGCATTTCATGATAAAATCCTTCCCTTCGTTTGATAGGTGTTCCGGAATTGTTGGAAGTTCTTTACTATTGCCAATCTTAAACATTGCAGCAACCTTCATACCAGAACATGACACAGGTTAAGAAACAAAGATAGATTGCATACCAAACAAATTCAAAGCACACAACTATAGCATGCACTTCGTTACAGTCAATTtggatataaaaatatttatgctAAATGCCACAGAGACATGTGCATTCATCACGTTAAATGGAGAATTACAGACCCCTTCATACTGGCTCCAAGGAGGTTTTGAAGTGGCCATTTCTAATACTGTGCACCCAAGACTCCATATATCAACAGCAAGGTTGCAGCCATTTGAATTCTTAATGACCTGAGTGATGATAATGAGCAATTATAGTATCAATGACTTAAACAGGAACAAAGGGAATTTTCAAAAGCACTGTATAACACGAGAGTTCCGACCTCAGGAGCCATCCAATAAGGACTTCCTTTCAATGACAAAGGACATGACTGCCCTGTAATCTGCACATTTGAATTATTTagatattaaattcaaaaactGAGGGTTGGAGAATCAAAGCTTTCACATCCTAACCTAAAGTCAAAGGAcagtgccacttgaccacaaggtcttaggCGATTAAATTCAAAAACTATGTAATCAAATTGGAATGCGAAAAAGAAAATCAACTCATCAGTGTTCACAACTAATATAAATGCCACTTCTAAACAAGGCATGCATCACAATAATATAACAAAAGTTGAATTCATGCAAAACTGAGGAAGCacaatcataaaagtaaacatttCTTCCCagttaaaaaatggtcatgttaTGTTAACAAAGTGAGGcaattttcttaaaatcatcATTTCTGATCCATCAAAGCATATGCATTGACTTACATGCTTTGCCATGCCAAAGTCAGCCAACTTGATGCGCCCATTTGGATCCACAAGAATATTTGCTCCTTTAATATCTCTGAGACATTTTAAGCAATATAAAAGGTAAGTGGTTTTTTCTAGCATAGGCTTCAGGAAATTGACATATCACCTAACCAACAAATCAGTGTTACCTATGCAGAGTATTTTTAGCATGTAAATATGCAAGTCCAGATAAGATTTGCTGGGTATAACTTCGAATGGCTGTTTCTCCAAATGCCCCATAATCCTGTAAAAGCTTATAGATAGAACCACCAGATACATATTCCAAGTATATATACAGCTTATCGCCAACCTGATTCAAGAATATATTGCAGCAGGAAGCTAGTTTAGTACAATGACTGGAGGCTTCAAATGGGAATATTATTGCAGACAAACAGCACAAGTATAAATCCCattaatttcaagattgagatCTGTAGCAAGTTGTAAAAACTTGTCTAAACATCATCTGAGATAAAACACTACTTCAACAACTTAGAGTTTACAACAGACAATTTGTAAGAcatcttttttatttcaaatcttCATATGCGGAGAATTAAGATTTATAGAGAAGAATTAATTATTGGAATTTGCACAAATGCACTAACCATTTCAGACCCATAATACTGTACAATGTTTGGATGCCTTAACCGGCTCAAAAATGCGATCTCCTGCAAAACAACCGGATTTAAGAACTAAAAAATGCATTGTAAGTTTTTCTTTGCACATGTTTTTGGCAAATAACTTACTTGGGCCAATTGCTTAGCACTTTCCTTTGATTTTGCATCATCAGAAAATAATGTAACCTCCTTCATTGCACACATTTCACCATTATCACTGAACAGAGGTTTAAgtcaagaaaataataaaagcaaTCAGTGAGATTGTTTAAT from Ipomoea triloba cultivar NCNSP0323 chromosome 12, ASM357664v1 encodes the following:
- the LOC115998902 gene encoding mitogen-activated protein kinase kinase kinase YODA-like translates to MPSWWSKSSKEPKKKSNKESFIDTLQRKFKNPSDSKSSIRAGGSQKHSNNTVAEKWPKSQAQSRSTSPSKNVQRCQSFAERPQAQPLPLPGLHSARVVRTDSGISSSTKPKLEKASKASLFLPLPRPGCIRSRLDPADADGELAVASMSSGCSVESDDLTDSRQHSPLASDYEFGSKTAAGSPTSVNVKDQSPVGQISVREPTEPINLSISRHVPSSSPKRRNSHVANIQVPCHGAFCSAPDSSMSSPSRSPIRITGTEQVPCSTGWAGKAFPEFHLHGSSYCSSPGSGQNSGHNSMGGDTSGQLFWQPSRGSPEYSPNPSPRMRSPGPSSRVQSGAVTPIHPRAGGGASESHTNRTDDGKQQSHPLPLPPLTVPNSSHFSHSNSAAASPSVPRSPGRAEPLTSPGSRWKKGKLLGRGTFGHVYVGFNSDNGEMCAMKEVTLFSDDAKSKESAKQLAQEIAFLSRLRHPNIVQYYGSEMVGDKLYIYLEYVSGGSIYKLLQDYGAFGETAIRSYTQQILSGLAYLHAKNTLHRDIKGANILVDPNGRIKLADFGMAKHITGQSCPLSLKGSPYWMAPEVIKNSNGCNLAVDIWSLGCTVLEMATSKPPWSQYEGVAAMFKIGNSKELPTIPEHLSNEGKDFIMKCLQRDPLNRPTAAQLLDHPFVKNAVPLEKPTIVQSQSDPPFTSTNGITSQGIAHRRNIPNFEPERLAIHSSRVSKSTFHYSDIHIPRNVSCPVSPMGSPLIHPRSPQHLNGRMSPSPISSPLNTSGSSTPLSGGAGAIPFHHFNHSVHLQVNGFIWDPDVFRGTQSGSHVFRDMTPCENDALGKQFGRLTGVETNDGQSVLANRVTQQLLRDHDKPVPSLDLNPCPPSAGRTGGT
- the LOC115999708 gene encoding uncharacterized protein LOC115999708, which codes for MIVMRRNRVLRLRWSAPSVYRFTLNVDGSVKTGLNRAGFDGVMRNNTRKWGWRYYVQNDIWGPSLVETRAIVECLSWVWQKGIRDLEVQSDAKNIVQWIQKNSLGCGPIRQCIEKAKWWINRDWRISLLVVYSEQNKVADYLASFGALQVDERKFVDDRPIVSQAYLDDLAHIKRARRVVETT